The genome window gtctgggaccagctgaagcagagactggatgatcgtaccccacccccacgtgacctggcagaactgcgtgtagcacttgtggaggagtggaacgcattgcctcagaacaacatcatgaggctagtgaggagcatgagacgtcactgtcaagctgtcattgcggcaaatggtggaaacacccgctactgacattgtcaatttttgttatttggggctatccttgttatcgtctaaatttttggggtaataaatattaaactaatgaaaatggtgtttcttctcattcattattagtaataacaaagggaacttttacttattcattaaaattcagaccaaataggaaaagcactcatgtaaataacaatatccctaacttattgtgagtagtgtgtatatatatatatatatatatatatatatatatatatatacatatatatacatatacatatatatgatgTAGCCTACAGTGACCATTTCACTTTAATCAAGTTAAAGAAATCAAAATGGTGGCATGATCAAGGACATTTCCATACGTTTAATTTCCCAAGTCGATCCAGTTTTAAAGCTTGCTCCACATCGCTAGGATCAAAATTTTGGTTGAGAAATACCGACTGCCCTAAATGCAATCACGTCTAAAATTGTAATGGGTAAAAATCTGATATTTACGATATGATTTTTTTGGCAGaggtctccacaaacacagctgcagaagTCCCAAagtcttttaaattaaaaccaCGGCTGGTTATTGTCCTAAAGTCTAAAAAAATCAATTGGTGTTACGcttaaaaaatgttgaatgtCCACAGTCCCTCAGCTAAAGTATCTGCTGGTTTCTCACTTAGAAATGTTTAAGCGCAGTTTTGAACTGCAGTCACTTGCTTGGCATTAAAATCAGGTCATAAACCTGTAATGTGAAAGTGAtatggaacaaaaacacaagtcatgCATGTAATTCAGTGGACGTTTTACATCATCTCAGAACCATATTAAGTTCTTGCCAATGCAAACtgaagatgctgctgctgctactgtaaAGGTTTTGGTCACCGTAGTTGGACCCAACATGATCATTCATCAAAAACACAATCTACGCACAAGTCGACAGTCAGTTTGGTCGCTTTTTGTCAGTGGATCAGTTTGAGATCTATCAGGGAGAAATGGAACAAAAGGTGATCTGTTAGCTGAGGAGCTGCAGGGGACGGGCTGCACACCGTGTCATCAGGTAAACCACTGAAACCTGAAGGATCACAGTTTCAAAAATATTGGCCCTAAGAATACTTGGACCATCAATAGATCAATAGAATACAACTCAAGTTTCAAAAGTGAGTGACTGCCACAAATCCAGCATTGATAGACTGAATAATATAAAATCTGTACATTTAGATATTTTCTACAAAACTGGGAACAATCTAAAGAAatgcagagctgcaacaataagTTAATTAATCAGTTAGTTAATTTCATCCTTCAGGTCATTTTTCAGACAGAATGATGTCTCCAAGTTATCAAATATGActatttgctgcttttccttgtCTTGTACCACAATCAGTTACATATTTTTGGTTTTCTaactgtttggaaaaaacaAGATGAGGTGATAAAACTTGACTGAGAACTttcctgttttctgatgttttatagACCCAATAAATAAtcgataaacaaaacaaaagtacatCTTGGAGAAATTAATAATGGAAATAATGATTATTTGCAGCCCTATGCATCAACCCTTGTGATTTTACTGTCACATGATGTGTTGTGCAGTAAGAATGTACCACGACTGTGAATAAATAACAGTAAGACTGCATCATCTAATCATTAACAAGCACTTCTACTTCCTTATTGCACCAACAGATGACTAAAGAGGAAATGATGCAGGGTTTTTGAGACAGTGGGAGAGTTTCTGCTAAGTCACCCTCATTTagtgatgtgattttttttctctgtcatgtGACTGGAGACCCTGACACCCAATTGAGGAACTATTGACCACTTTGGTTTCAGTCTGCGTCTGCAGCTCTTGCGGTACACACACGATTTCTGGAAGTTGTCCGCATCATTGAGTTTTTAGTGACATTATTAATATCAGTCTCATGCTTTTGAGCGCAATATAAAACTGGAACTAGCTTAGctttaaaacttaaaacagGAGGAATAGTTGGCAGGCTGTCTGAAGGTAACAGAATCTGCCTGTTGTCCTTCTTAATTAAAGAGGTTTGTCTAGGCAAGCTCAACTTGgaaaagtgtcatgagatgacttttgttaTGAATTGGCtctatacaaataaagtgactgatttttgcattgttttaagCAAATGGGGTACAGGTTGTGTTTATTAGCAGTACTTTTAAAGATGATGTCCAGGTCTTTTTACCACATTTGGCTTGCTCTGTATCTCACCTATATGCTAGTATCAgttatcactttttttttacataacagtTACGATAGCAACAAGAAAAGATAACTACAGCTAACCAGCAGCCTCCCAATGACCACGTCAAGACAGAGGCTGTATGTGGCCCCTGAAAATGACAAACGATGCTGTTAGGTAGTTAACCAAGGGCCTcagtttgttttgaaaagtgaTGTGTACATAAGGGCGAAGACATCCTTCAGAACCTATAGTAGGTACACAAAGGTAGGGTTAGTACTCTTTTGAAATGGGCCAATTATTTAGAAATTATGGGACGATACTTCATATAGATCTTCACATATACCAGTCTAACCCAGCAGGATGTCACTTTGTGGGGCTAAGTGGTGGCGACAAGGGCTCAGAtggaaaaaagaacaaaaggcaACGATGTTTTAATGGTCTTCAACATAGGCAATGTAATAAGGGGAATCATATGAGGTTTGAGTACATAATCATATAaggaaaatatgcaaaaattttattttgtgtatcTTTGAATATGTCTTCTCTAGCCTGTTCTGACTGTTGATGTCTCCGTTATCCTGCGTGTAATTGAAGGCGTTGGTCATGTATCCTCCTCCGCAGCCTTGGTTCTCTGAGACGCAATCCACCAGGTTCTCGGGACTGAAGTCCCTCAGCTGACCTGTTGTCTTGGCCAACTGGCCCTCGAGGGCTGAGCTGAAGGCCCAACAGGAGATAAGGAAGGGATTTAGTTTTATGATTCAGTGTGCACAAAACTCTGTCAAAGCCTTCCAGTGAGAAGAAACTGAGACTGGAagagagaaataataaaaagacaTGCATGAAAAACTCAATAGTTCATAGTTTAGAAGTTGCACACTACTGGTTAggaataaaataagaataaatatgtaaattgCAAAGGAAGATCTATAAATATGAAGGGAAATCATACTGATAAAtgagagatgaaaaacaaaaagcagtttagtttgtgtcttcctctgtgtgtccacTGGGGGGCAGACTTGGACAACTTTGTTGGGCATTTCTTGATTGTCGATCATTGTCACTGTTCTGTGCAGGAGGTTTGAGTAGTGCAGGCTGGGAGGACGAGTGTGACACACTGATGcagtgttttaaatgaagtctaGGTTAGAGTTTAGAGTTGGTGGAAATGCCACCTTAACAGCAATTTAAACAGGATTAACCAAACTGGGGCCTACAGGCTGGAGTTTGGCCGGTCCAAGGTTCAGTTCTTCCTGCCTGATGTaaatcaacatttattctgctttATTTATGCTATGAGTAAAAAAGGCTCTTAAAATATATAGTGTCCCtaatcattattttttcataatctgagcatGGCAGGCAGGGTGCAGAATACGGGCAATCattaacaacacaacacaacacaacacagcagctgaaaCTCAGACTAATATAATATTAAAGGCCCATGAAAAGTTTGAAATTAATGTTTAAATTCCAAAGAAAAATGTCAGTTCctgcatttattaaaaaaacaaaaggaccTTTTTCTCAAGACATATCAGTCCTTTATTAAAGTATAGGCTATAAACCAACCAGTAATAAATAAACCTTGGTTTTAGATGTTTATACTGTTCagtggtttgtgtttgtctctttcctAGTGCAGCATggaaaagcctttttttcccatttagTTTTGTAGTGCTTCATGCAACTTTAATAGGgagttttgggttaaatttcgcaatcaataaataataaaaattggATTGTGTAGCTAGCTGGGAAGCGTTGTGTCACAGTTCCTGGCACTAACTGAGCTGGAATACTAGCAGGACTAAAGGACTTTCTGTAGCTCAATGTTTCAGCAAGAGGGTCTGTAGAAAATAGGAACCTACCACAAGGCTTCTCTGCTTGCTCAGGACAGAGTAACTCGCCTGCAGGCATAGTCGTACAGGATAAGTTATCACATCAGCATGTGTGCAGGACAGAGATATTTACTAGACACACTGGTATTGATGTTATTCCTTCTGTGGTAACATGTAAAAGCTAAACTGACCAACAAGCCAATTTCCCAAAGAGTCAAAGGAAACCCTTAAGATTGTTTTCATGGCAGATTTAACAGACTGAAAACTGCTGGTGTAAAGTCAAATCTTCACCTTCATCGCATCTACGGCACGGAATACCGATCTGATATTTACTGAAAGGCTGACATCAGACTGATCGATAAACTGATATATTGACCCAGACTTGGCATGTTTCACTGTGACTGAGCCTCAGCGAGGAGTACATCTGTCTCTTTATTGTAGATTTGGAACACAcagtcagaaacaaacaagcGCGGCCAGAGATGATAAACTGCaacatttaatgacatttttgtcATAGGTACATAAAAAGTagcaaaagtaacaaaaaagaaaaatgttgaaatcagtgtgaataaaaacattaaaagatattgttgaaaaagaaagggagaactcttttatttttttatttttattttttaccacaGAGTCAATGCAGCTACATGATGGGGTAGCAGGCAAACTGAGCGATGCCACACTGGTCGTTCTTGTTGCGTGCCATCCGGATGTAGCCCTCTTCACCCCAGTTGGTTCCCCAGCTGCACGAGAAGagcaggaaaaaagaagaatataATTAAAGGGATAGAAcaaggtgtttttttatttattttttaaaaatgtgactcaTCAGTAAATATCCATGTAAAgtgaaaaaatgaatgaatgcaaacaaatcaaatcaaaaagtTTAATCAATTCGACaaataaacatgataaaatgaaCATATTACCAAGTACATTCCATTAACAAGCACTGACAGGCCTGAAAAGTACTATACACTTATTTAATCCTACCCCTTCTGCACAACTCAACATTTAATCATAATCAATTTTCTtatatttactttacatttacttgtatacatattgtatatacatatcatatataaatatatttatgtttacatATCCATACCTACATGTGCACACATCTATGTACagacatacactcacacacatacaaataacatagcttataatataatatatactgACCCAATTgattgatatatatatagatatatatatatatatatatatctatatatatatatatatatatatatctatctatctatctatctatctatctatctatctatctatattacCACAAATGGATATTTTATGacatattaaaaataatattaatatttatataataattttatttgtatagcactttaAAAGAGAGtatacaaagtgctttgacaaaacAACGCAAAAATACAATTACAAATACAAAGGACGATAAAAATAGATAGCATGAAATAGTTGAAGTAACAGAGGATATGATACAAATGAATAAAGTaggtgaaataaaagaaatggaataaataaaatagataatGAGTAGAACAgatatattaaaacaataaactcAAGATGGTtggagtaaaaataaacataaaaggaCCACATCACATGAAGGCAAGTTTATAAAAgtgggttttaagaagtgatttaaaagaagttacCAATCCTGCGagccttatctcctcaggcagggcgTTCCAAAGTCGAGGGGCCTTTATGGAGAAGGTACGATCACCTTTAGTTTTTGGTCTCGACTTTGCAACAGTTAGGAGGGCCCCGCCTGAGGATCTAAGGCTCTGAGCTAGCTCGTAGGGGATTCAAATATTTGTAATATAGCTCGGAGCCAGACCTGAGtgtgctttaaaagtgatcagtaaaatcttaaaatcaattcttaaacggacagggagccaatggaggGAAGCTAATACTGGAGTAATGTGCTGACATCTGTTAAAACCAGTTAGAAGCCTAGCTGCTGAATTCTGAACCAGTTGGAggtatacacacaaacacatgcaggcaTCTATGAAAACACCTAGTGATTCCCTCATCCCTGTACCTTACCTAATATGGACAGAGGTTGCTCAGTTACTAGCAGCCCATACTAATAGTTTGGCATACATTATTTACAGTGTGTTGAACAATACAGAATAACAGAAAAGTCGGGGATGGGGAGGAAGATAAAAAGGAGCTACACATGAGCTCAGTATGTGTCCATGTAGAAGGTTTTGTGTCAGTAGAAACATCTCACCTGTTCTTTACCAGCCAGTAGTCTTGTCCATTCAGCGTGCCGTAGCCCACAGCTAACATAGCGTGGTCTAAGTTCTTGGTGCAGTATGCGTCACTGTACACTCCTGAAAAAAGCAGAGGTCAAAATAgtaataatgaattaatgtaattatattcatgattattattattattttttaaaaagtaacagTTTacccaaaaaaaataattcaaatcattGGGTGAAGTTTCGTATTCCAAAAAAATCTGTAGCGCAAataactaaaaagaaaacagaaaataactcCATGCAGCTggtctggtgtaatccaagtgtcTGGAAGACCCAAGATGATATTTACACCCATCGTAAAACTAAAAACTTCACCGGGGCACAACTATCTGAAGTTGGTGCACACTGTACGAGCTGTATTGagacatttcatgtttttttctgtagtttctttttttacattttcaaggGCTGGGTACCTGTACCTATACAGATACCTTGACTTCAATACAGGTTTCTGAATTATATTTCTTCCCAATATCAATTTTATGAAATTCATGTAAAAAAAGATTACATCACACATACACGTCTTTTGGTCGAACCTGGTGTGGAATCCTGCATGCCTCAagacagccaatcaccagcATTGTTAGATACAACAAGGATACAGCACACTTATTGGCTCACTGACTGTGATGAGATTAACTTGTTAGGTATTGAAATTTTTATACTAAATGGAGTAAATTTTCATATTGTATATTGTGTACATAATCTTTATTCTATCCAGTTTCCAGTTTTATCTCTgactctttttttccctgtgctTCTCACTCTTGAGCTGCTGTAACAAGTGAACTTCCCCAGTCCAGGATCAATAacaattaactaattaattCTTATCTCAATTGATTAAAAAATTAAACCTCTTTTATGACCTTTTTGATCTCCACTCCTCACCCTTCTCAAAAAAATATTGCGCAAATAAGGATGAGGCCTTTGTGGCTGATGACGTGCAACGTACCCCTCTTGTAGAATATAAATTCGAGTCGCGAGGAGTCCACTGCCACTGAAATGGGTCCAATGGTGCCGAGAGCCTGCTTCAGAGCCTCCTCGTCGCCCTCAGGCAGCCGGATGTAATCGGAGCAGTTTGCGGCGCGGTCGCTCGAGTTGCAGTGGCACTGTGACTCCTGCAGTAAGAAGACAAACTGGGGTTAAAGCTGATGATTtacacagaatctgtttttaaatataCCTGatggtctaaaaaaaaaagaatgcctCATTAGGAAACCAACAAAGTTTTTAAATCAATCTTGTGAACTGATATGATATGAATTTGGCTCGAGGCACACCTTTACCAACCAGTGAATAATGTTCGTATATGAAAAATGTTTAGTTATTATTAACTTTCTCGGCTGCAGTTGATTCTTTTACATTTCCCAGCTCTTGACAGAGGTGAGCGAGAAGGTGAAAGGGTCGGACTTAACTTCTTGTACACCCACATCGTTGTTTCATACAGGAATTTCTTAACTGTAAACCTGAGTTTGCTCTGAATTTCCCATATACACCATGTTTCCACTTAAAAACACCAAGTTTCAATTTCTTGTAAACTGGattttaacaacaacacagtaatATTCAGTACTTCCTGTTTTACTTTTGTGTTGAAACCCCCTGCAGAGAGAACAACAATCTTCCTCCTTTAAAGTtgttgctgtatgtttgaggtggtggtcggaggggccgtaggcgctgaatggcagccacacttcagtcagtctgccccagggcaaaCTGCCTCTAATAGTTCAGCATCAATTTTGGGCCATTTAAAAAGGTTTGGGCTTTTTCCCCTTTGCGATGCATGATGCCTCTCTAGTCCATTCAAACACCTGTGAGCAGCTGTTGGTTGTATGTAATCAGTCTCTTGCCGATGCTCTGCTGGTGGCTTGTTTACTTAAATGCATCTGCCACACACAATgaggcggctgtggctcagggggcGAGCTAGcttcttgttatcggaaggtctcTGGTTCGATTTCCCTGGTCTACATGTCATAGTGttcttgggcaagatactgaaccccaaactgctcctgatgtgctggttggcaccttgcatggcagccaccgccatcagtgtatgtatgaattactgtgagTCGCTTTGGACGAATAGTCTGATAAATGCCTTTAAATGAAATGGCAAACTGAGGCCAGAGTGCTGCCAAGACTGTTATCATCTGTGAGTAACAGCAACTTCTAATGACGTCCTGACACAGACGATCTTTGAGAATCTGACCTTTTATTATCGTTTTTAATGACTTCCCACATTTGTCTACCAGTCTATAAcctaaatacaaacacatttgtttccCACATGCCCTAAACATACTCTGTAGAATCTAGGTTGAATGGATTTTCCCTTTTCCCTCCCTTTGATGCATCTTTGAGCAGCGGCAGCAGGATTAAACCAGTGACTCACCCGTCCTGTGTAGGGGTATGAAGCTTCAGAGTTGATGCCCTGGTTGTCGATGACATACTGGAAGGCGCTGTCCACCCAGCCACCGTCGGAGCCTAGGTTTCCGTATTTAGGTGTAGACGAACAGTCCACCAGGTTCTGGGGGCTCAGGTCCACCAGCTTCCCCGTCTTCTTGAATAACTGGCCCTCCAAAGCTCCAACAGCACTGAAAGCCCAGCAGGACCTGTGGGCACCCTGGAtacaaaatgaaacacttttCACATTTCCATGTTTGGCAGCACAACTTGAGTTTGTAAAGATGGAGCAGTCGGagttgaagaggttaaagatGTCTAGTGACTCTTTGGGGATTTTTATTGTTCGTcaattatattataataatatattatataacatGTTGCACAGACCAGAAGGAAGTCCAAAATCAAtatttgtgtgtctctggttGAATGACacttattttaaaatacatttaaaatgtaatttgttttcttttgccttgagatatgaacagaaaaacgaaaatgctggaatacgtttctgtctgcaaaattcaagtttccgtcgctgccagtgagggagtaagcgcacgctcaacggatcgactagtttggtctaccgGATTGTCAACGAACCGgtacgtggctgcttgcacaaacacactgttttaaccccttttttattcattgtgagtcataatcgctacagtgctgtgttttaaggtgtctgctgatgttgcataacttttggggtgagatgtggagcatgttaagatgcttaaaacacagtgtaaagttctgcccccatgctgttagctgtcaatgctaactctccgttcaaggagccctgtaagaGGTGGGCCAAAAGTGTTtgcgttttcggtactggcaagtcaagggtagcttgagcgataaagctgcatgttgaaatcgaccaaagttctcctttaacaacAAACTGATGTAGAGGGGGCAGTAACTTAGTTAATAATGACTGGTTTCCACATAACATTCTGTTGTCACATGTCAACATGTATTTAGTATCAAATGTGATGCCAATTTCACATTTAATAAGTTATTgcgtgaatttttttttttttcctgtaaggCACTTCCGACAAATATGCAGTTATTACCTTGAGATTAAAATATGAGCTAGGCATCATGTATGACAGTTGCAAGTGAGATATGAGCTATACAATAGGTATGACAAACAGAACCTGCCACTGGGTATATGGGCTATATAGGAGTATTACCTTGTATGTACATATAGGGCTTTTATGTTGATATAAAGAAGTGATATAGGAGACCTATATGCCCTGTATATGCACATATATGCACCTGAATTTGACCTATATGCGGCCTACATGCAGCATATATGGGTTCTTTCCGTGTGGGTCTGAACACAAATagctgaactttctcctcctcccattttcaaaacaggctcgttacattagtttgatgcatttgaggggaattatggattatttttgtcagagcacatcacgcccGGCAGACGTAGCGAGACGAAAGAAAGACATAAGAAgatggaaacagacagaaagggaGACTGGAATTGGGAGAAAAGGGGtgttcacattttattaaaaggaAGTAAAGGAAATACAAGGAATTGCAgtcatgttttctgttcttgCAGCCAGAAAGACCTCTCACAATTTAAGAGGCGTTATTGTGAAACTGCTACATTTTACCATGTAGctat of Sparus aurata chromosome 17, fSpaAur1.1, whole genome shotgun sequence contains these proteins:
- the LOC115568067 gene encoding cathepsin S-like; translation: MLGSILLFSLCLRAAATSDSWLDCHWNLWKVTYNKTYPNEEEEESCRELWEENLKLITEHNLVASLGLHSYELSMNHMGDLVNGFNLKTPEEMECFVPPTDIQRAPSPFIRTSRAAVPDSIDWREKGYVTKVKDQGAHRSCWAFSAVGALEGQLFKKTGKLVDLSPQNLVDCSSTPKYGNLGSDGGWVDSAFQYVIDNQGINSEASYPYTGRESQCHCNSSDRAANCSDYIRLPEGDEEALKQALGTIGPISVAVDSSRLEFIFYKRGVYSDAYCTKNLDHAMLAVGYGTLNGQDYWLVKNSWGTNWGEEGYIRMARNKNDQCGIAQFACYPIM